Proteins co-encoded in one Alphaproteobacteria bacterium genomic window:
- a CDS encoding Smr/MutS family protein produces the protein MKKRDLTEQEREEWLIENGQKPKASAPKKQVLAAAPVKKSAATRPIELGHTAAIDAKRLKATIEATLDLHGMSEDAAHRALTRFMKAAIASEIRTLLIITGKGKGVLRAAVPKWLDVPSLRPFILALTYATPKEGGEGAYRVLMKRKR, from the coding sequence ATGAAAAAGCGCGACCTCACAGAGCAAGAGCGTGAGGAATGGCTCATCGAAAACGGCCAAAAACCAAAAGCCTCCGCTCCTAAAAAGCAGGTACTGGCTGCCGCACCGGTTAAAAAATCAGCCGCTACGCGGCCCATTGAGCTCGGACATACCGCAGCTATTGATGCTAAGCGCCTTAAGGCTACCATCGAAGCAACTCTCGACTTGCATGGCATGAGTGAAGACGCCGCTCACCGCGCCTTAACGCGGTTCATGAAGGCCGCCATCGCCAGTGAAATACGCACCCTTTTGATTATTACGGGTAAGGGAAAAGGCGTTTTACGTGCTGCCGTGCCCAAATGGTTGGACGTACCATCACTTCGCCCCTTCATTCTTGCGCTGACCTATGCTACGCCCAAAGAAGGCGGCGAGGGCGCGTACCGCGTACTCATGAAACGGAAGAGATGA
- a CDS encoding accessory factor UbiK family protein has protein sequence MQKDSKFFEDVAKLTSGAAGAFMDMKRELESMVADGLERFMAKERFVTRDEFETVKAMAQKAREENEKLKAEIEALKK, from the coding sequence ATGCAAAAAGATTCTAAATTCTTCGAAGATGTTGCCAAACTGACCTCGGGCGCTGCGGGTGCGTTCATGGATATGAAGCGCGAGCTTGAAAGCATGGTTGCGGATGGTTTGGAGCGATTTATGGCCAAAGAGCGTTTCGTGACGCGCGATGAATTCGAGACCGTGAAAGCCATGGCGCAAAAAGCGCGCGAAGAAAATGAAAAGCTCAAAGCAGAGATCGAGGCGCTGAAAAAATAG
- the proC gene encoding pyrroline-5-carboxylate reductase, translated as MEFTSEHPLLIIGGGNMGTALATRWRQWSPLVVESSSLRRGILKDEGIESIESLAALTTPPRAAVLAVKPQSYHEIKPALAKWPNDTLVISIMAGVPLGALPKNSVRVMPNTPALVGQGMSVCCGPTIAEEDQRIVQDLFAAGGEVCWVNDEEQMHAVTAISGSGPAYVFAFMEALERAAIHLGLDAQTAHLLVKQTVFGSACMANTPFADVSKLREQVTSKGGTTEAALAVLLPSLQTLIEATAQAAESRSKALSS; from the coding sequence ATGGAATTCACGAGTGAACATCCTTTGCTGATTATCGGCGGTGGCAATATGGGCACGGCGCTGGCGACACGCTGGCGGCAATGGTCGCCTCTGGTGGTCGAATCAAGTTCCCTGCGGCGCGGCATTCTCAAAGATGAGGGAATAGAAAGCATCGAGTCGCTGGCGGCTCTTACTACACCACCGCGCGCTGCCGTATTAGCGGTAAAGCCGCAAAGCTATCATGAGATCAAGCCCGCGCTTGCCAAGTGGCCCAATGATACGCTGGTCATATCCATTATGGCGGGCGTGCCATTAGGTGCGCTACCTAAGAACAGCGTGCGCGTGATGCCCAATACACCCGCTTTGGTTGGACAGGGCATGAGTGTGTGTTGTGGGCCGACTATTGCGGAAGAAGATCAGCGCATCGTACAGGACTTGTTCGCCGCAGGCGGTGAAGTGTGCTGGGTGAACGACGAAGAGCAAATGCATGCGGTGACCGCTATTTCTGGTTCGGGCCCCGCTTATGTCTTTGCATTCATGGAGGCGTTAGAGCGTGCCGCTATTCATCTGGGCCTTGATGCGCAGACGGCACATCTTCTCGTCAAACAAACGGTGTTTGGTTCGGCATGCATGGCGAATACACCCTTCGCCGATGTGAGCAAACTGCGCGAGCAAGTCACCAGCAAAGGCGGCACAACCGAGGCAGCACTTGCTGTATTATTGCCGTCCCTCCAGACGCTTATAGAAGCCACAGCCCAAGCCGCAGAAAGCCGCTCAAAAGCCTTAAGTTCCTAA
- a CDS encoding two-component sensor histidine kinase produces the protein MSIGRLIKRFLPTSLFGRALMILIVPVVILQLMIAYIFYERHWDSVVRNLSSAASGNVALLVNEFERNRILLGSEAAMERMEPLAMGMGMRLWLDRANNATMGPNTDAFRFREFRSNLDRVIDFPVRVSESSSGKQVRVNVKTDVGILRISMDRKRLASSTTYIFILWMVGTALLLTAIAVMFLRNQIRPIVQLARVAEQFGLGQDVQGYAPRGASEVRRAGRAFTTMADRVRRAIQSRTEMLAGISHDLRTPLTRMKLEIEMGKIDPQTRDALHADIEEMRHMIDEYLDFARGDAGETMEPVQIHMLLADIVENYTRQSRAVSLAPCEAVMLNARPQALRRCLQNLIDNALRYGKKAHVSLEVSTTFVRVKVLDEGEGIPDAQQQDVFKPFLRLESSRNVKTGGVGLGLSIARDVAQSHGGDITLENQKDAKGKILGLEVTVRLPRAMVK, from the coding sequence ATGAGCATTGGTCGTCTCATTAAGCGGTTTTTGCCCACTAGTTTATTTGGCCGTGCGCTGATGATTCTCATCGTGCCTGTAGTGATCTTGCAACTCATGATTGCCTATATTTTCTATGAGCGCCACTGGGATTCGGTGGTACGGAATTTGTCCTCTGCTGCATCAGGGAACGTAGCGCTGCTGGTGAATGAATTTGAGCGCAACCGTATTTTGCTTGGTAGCGAAGCAGCGATGGAACGCATGGAGCCACTCGCTATGGGCATGGGTATGCGCCTATGGCTGGACCGTGCCAACAACGCAACGATGGGCCCCAACACGGACGCATTTCGTTTTCGTGAATTTCGCTCAAACCTCGATAGGGTTATCGATTTTCCCGTCCGCGTGAGCGAATCATCTTCTGGTAAACAAGTGCGCGTCAACGTGAAAACGGATGTTGGCATTTTGCGTATCAGCATGGATCGCAAGCGCCTTGCTAGCTCCACCACGTACATTTTTATTCTATGGATGGTTGGTACCGCGCTGTTGCTTACGGCAATCGCGGTTATGTTCTTGCGTAACCAGATTCGCCCGATTGTGCAGCTCGCACGTGTTGCTGAGCAATTTGGACTAGGGCAAGACGTGCAAGGATACGCGCCGCGTGGCGCCAGTGAAGTGCGCCGCGCAGGTCGGGCTTTCACAACGATGGCCGACAGGGTGCGCCGCGCCATTCAGTCGCGCACCGAAATGCTCGCGGGCATCTCGCATGATTTGCGTACACCACTCACGCGCATGAAACTCGAAATCGAAATGGGGAAGATTGACCCTCAAACGCGAGACGCGCTGCATGCAGATATTGAAGAAATGCGCCACATGATTGACGAGTATCTGGACTTCGCGCGCGGCGATGCTGGCGAGACGATGGAGCCCGTGCAGATTCACATGTTGCTTGCCGATATTGTCGAGAATTACACGCGCCAATCCCGCGCAGTGAGCCTCGCCCCTTGTGAAGCGGTAATGCTAAATGCGCGCCCCCAAGCCCTGCGGCGCTGTCTGCAGAACCTCATTGATAATGCGCTTCGTTATGGCAAGAAAGCGCATGTGTCGCTTGAAGTCAGTACAACATTTGTACGCGTCAAAGTGTTGGATGAGGGGGAAGGGATTCCCGACGCACAACAGCAAGATGTATTTAAACCATTCTTGCGTCTTGAATCTTCGCGCAATGTCAAAACAGGGGGTGTGGGGCTTGGGCTTTCCATCGCCCGTGACGTTGCTCAAAGCCATGGCGGCGACATCACGTTAGAGAATCAGAAAGACGCTAAGGGCAAAATCCTAGGCCTTGAAGTCACCGTGCGCCTACCGCGCGCGATGGTAAAATAA
- the phaP gene encoding TIGR01841 family phasin (Members of this family are phasins (small proteins associated with inclusions such as PHA granules). Note that several different families of phasins have been named PhaP despite very little sequence similarity to each other.), with amino-acid sequence MATQNPFADAMKFWSDFKAPQMPAMPAFDMNSVASFNRRNAEAASAASQALAESAQAIARRQAEVARSHVEKVLKTTKDMLTGGSPEVNTAKQVELAKTFFENSLSNLREVSELVSKSGFEAFDVINRRAAESLDEMTSFTAKPSKKNAA; translated from the coding sequence ATGGCTACCCAAAACCCTTTCGCGGATGCGATGAAATTCTGGAGCGATTTTAAAGCTCCTCAAATGCCTGCTATGCCTGCGTTCGACATGAACAGCGTAGCATCGTTCAACCGCCGCAACGCAGAAGCTGCTTCGGCTGCTTCACAAGCACTGGCTGAAAGCGCGCAAGCAATTGCACGTCGCCAAGCGGAAGTTGCACGCTCACATGTTGAGAAAGTGCTTAAGACCACCAAAGACATGCTGACCGGTGGTTCACCTGAAGTGAACACTGCAAAGCAAGTTGAACTTGCAAAAACCTTCTTCGAGAACTCGCTCAGCAACCTGCGCGAAGTTTCGGAATTGGTAAGCAAGTCTGGCTTCGAGGCGTTTGATGTAATCAACCGTCGCGCTGCTGAAAGCCTGGATGAAATGACCAGCTTCACGGCAAAGCCTTCAAAGAAAAACGCTGCTTAG
- a CDS encoding MltA domain-containing protein has protein sequence MKHLVLLSLILLTACAGYEGDPHKAILTQASYSDMPGWSSDKHAEAYKVFVDSCRVNDKRPSAYVTKAGNVIGDRTAWRNVCALTYRFANPTDGEARKFFEANFTPYRITTPSSDKGRLTGYYEPLLRGSLKREGRYQTPVYGMPSGSTYPSRAAIEAGALRGRAPVLLYVDDPVMLFFLHIQGSGKVRLPDGRIVGINYAGQNGHNYIAIGRVMKEEGLLEEVTMQTIRDWLYANPRDAQRIMNTNPSYIFFKKSPGDQMAKGALGIPLTAGRSLAVDDERSTYGVPIYIATMSHNARGYEAPYQRLLVAQDTGGALIGAHRGDIFFGRGELEEWQAGHQNALGKVFWLLPNTQGVGLKFLDVF, from the coding sequence ATGAAACATCTTGTTCTTTTATCCCTTATTCTCCTCACCGCCTGCGCTGGCTATGAGGGTGACCCACATAAAGCCATTCTTACCCAAGCAAGTTACAGCGACATGCCGGGCTGGAGCAGCGACAAGCATGCAGAAGCCTACAAAGTCTTTGTCGATTCCTGCCGTGTGAATGATAAGCGCCCCAGCGCCTATGTGACCAAAGCGGGTAATGTGATTGGTGATCGTACAGCGTGGCGAAATGTTTGCGCCTTGACCTATCGCTTCGCTAACCCAACCGATGGTGAGGCGCGTAAGTTTTTCGAAGCGAATTTCACCCCTTACCGAATTACCACTCCATCAAGCGACAAAGGCCGTCTGACGGGGTATTACGAACCACTTCTGCGAGGCTCGCTCAAACGGGAAGGGCGCTACCAAACCCCAGTGTATGGCATGCCAAGCGGCTCAACCTACCCATCACGTGCGGCGATAGAGGCAGGCGCGCTGCGTGGGCGTGCGCCTGTGCTGCTCTACGTTGATGATCCTGTCATGCTGTTCTTTTTACATATTCAAGGCTCGGGCAAAGTGCGCCTGCCAGACGGGCGCATCGTCGGCATTAATTATGCGGGGCAGAACGGGCATAACTACATTGCGATTGGCCGCGTCATGAAGGAGGAGGGGCTGCTCGAAGAAGTCACCATGCAGACCATTCGTGACTGGCTTTATGCTAACCCACGCGATGCGCAACGCATCATGAATACGAACCCGTCCTACATTTTCTTCAAGAAATCACCAGGGGACCAAATGGCAAAAGGCGCGCTTGGCATACCGCTCACTGCAGGTCGTTCCCTCGCCGTGGATGATGAGCGTTCAACTTATGGCGTGCCGATCTACATTGCCACCATGAGCCATAATGCACGGGGATATGAAGCCCCTTATCAACGACTCTTGGTCGCACAAGATACGGGCGGGGCGCTTATAGGCGCGCATCGCGGCGATATCTTTTTTGGTCGCGGTGAATTGGAAGAATGGCAGGCGGGTCACCAAAATGCTTTGGGTAAAGTCTTCTGGCTTTTGCCTAATACGCAAGGCGTGGGCCTCAAATTTTTAGATGTATTCTAA
- a CDS encoding response regulator, translating to MTAATTAQHVLVVDDDDRLRQLLQQYLSEQGYHISTAADTKQADQLMKVFALDAVVLDVMMPGEQGTDYARRLKREGRDVPVLMLTARGEQDERIEGLEAGAEDYLAKPFAPRELALRLEKLIARTQKQAPSSAVRFGPYKFSLDTGRLLHQDGPVYLTTSEQACLKILAQHAGQPVARERMAALIGDVHNERSIDVQINRLRKKIETNPSKPAFIQTIRHEGYVLYTDGV from the coding sequence ATGACAGCAGCAACAACAGCACAGCATGTTTTAGTGGTCGATGATGATGATCGACTGCGCCAATTGCTGCAGCAATATTTAAGCGAGCAGGGCTACCATATATCCACGGCGGCCGACACTAAGCAGGCCGACCAGTTGATGAAAGTCTTTGCGCTGGATGCTGTGGTGCTCGACGTAATGATGCCAGGCGAGCAGGGAACAGATTATGCGCGTCGCCTCAAGCGCGAGGGGCGCGATGTGCCCGTATTAATGCTTACTGCGCGCGGTGAGCAAGACGAGCGCATTGAGGGGCTGGAAGCAGGTGCCGAAGATTATTTGGCCAAGCCCTTTGCACCGCGTGAATTAGCGCTGCGTCTAGAGAAGCTTATTGCCCGCACCCAAAAACAAGCACCAAGCAGCGCTGTGCGCTTCGGTCCATATAAATTCTCGCTCGATACGGGAAGATTATTACACCAAGACGGCCCTGTATATCTCACCACGAGTGAGCAGGCATGTTTGAAAATTCTCGCGCAACATGCTGGCCAACCTGTGGCACGCGAGCGCATGGCGGCGTTGATCGGTGACGTGCATAATGAGCGTTCGATCGATGTGCAGATTAATCGCCTGCGCAAAAAAATCGAAACTAATCCTAGCAAACCCGCATTCATTCAGACTATTCGTCATGAAGGCTATGTTCTCTATACGGATGGCGTATGA
- the rfaD gene encoding ADP-glyceromanno-heptose 6-epimerase, whose protein sequence is MKKILVTGGAGFIGSVIAGHLANSGAYHVVIVDQFGSTEKWRNLAKHRIFEIISPGETFYWLESNKESLEAVIHMGAISSTTETNVDLIMETNFSLSKSLWNWCTDAGKRFIYASSAATYGGGEQGFDDQLDMNYLAKLLPMNAYGWSKQLFDQFVSLTVANKDKTPPQWVGLKFFNVYGPNEYHKGDQKSVACTIFPHAKHGRPVHLFKSYNAKYKDGEQLRDFVYVKDCVSVIEWLLANPQVNGLYNLGTGKARTFKDLANALFAALGKPPAISYFEMPEHIRPKYQYFTEAKMDRLVAAGYTKPMTSLEDGIKDYVQSYLAKEDPYF, encoded by the coding sequence ATGAAGAAAATTCTCGTAACAGGCGGCGCAGGTTTTATTGGTTCAGTGATTGCGGGGCACCTAGCAAATTCGGGCGCTTACCATGTGGTGATCGTCGACCAATTCGGCTCGACCGAGAAATGGCGCAACCTCGCCAAGCACCGTATTTTTGAAATTATCTCACCAGGTGAGACGTTCTATTGGCTCGAATCGAATAAGGAATCGCTTGAGGCGGTTATCCATATGGGCGCGATTTCCTCGACTACGGAAACCAACGTCGATCTGATTATGGAGACGAATTTCTCGCTCTCCAAATCGCTGTGGAACTGGTGTACGGATGCGGGTAAGCGCTTTATCTACGCATCTTCTGCGGCGACCTACGGTGGTGGCGAGCAGGGGTTTGATGACCAGCTTGATATGAATTACCTCGCCAAGCTCTTGCCCATGAATGCCTATGGCTGGAGCAAACAGCTCTTCGACCAGTTCGTATCACTGACCGTCGCCAATAAAGACAAAACGCCACCCCAATGGGTTGGTCTTAAGTTTTTCAACGTCTATGGTCCGAATGAATACCACAAAGGTGACCAGAAATCCGTTGCCTGCACCATTTTCCCGCACGCGAAACATGGTCGACCTGTGCATTTGTTTAAGTCCTATAACGCCAAATACAAAGACGGCGAGCAGCTACGCGACTTCGTGTACGTGAAAGACTGTGTATCGGTCATTGAGTGGTTGCTGGCCAATCCGCAAGTGAACGGCTTGTATAATCTTGGCACTGGCAAAGCGCGTACCTTCAAGGATTTAGCGAATGCGCTCTTTGCGGCACTTGGTAAGCCGCCCGCCATCAGCTATTTCGAAATGCCAGAACATATTCGCCCGAAATACCAGTATTTCACCGAAGCGAAAATGGACAGGTTGGTGGCTGCAGGCTACACGAAGCCGATGACATCACTTGAAGATGGCATCAAGGATTATGTCCAAAGCTATCTCGCCAAAGAAGATCCGTACTTCTAA
- a CDS encoding Tim44 domain-containing protein — translation MEGFQYGDIIVIGAIAAFVILRYRSMLGSDAGRDPSEIQRTQQERQKAAAAAMEPIVKLVEREAAKKAEQPETSYPEMLAISFKQMRNIDAEFSPEDFVTGAKMAFEMVIKAFNERDHETLKMLLASDVYENFNEAIETQKQQNVTHQTTLVAINKADITHATLHGKKARITVKFDSEQIHVVRDASGAISQGNPSDIDLMDDEWVFERDLTSSSPNWMVVET, via the coding sequence GTGGAAGGCTTCCAATACGGCGACATTATCGTGATCGGCGCAATCGCTGCTTTTGTGATTCTGCGCTACCGCTCTATGCTTGGTTCTGACGCAGGGCGTGACCCTTCCGAAATCCAACGCACTCAGCAGGAGCGGCAAAAAGCCGCCGCCGCCGCGATGGAGCCGATTGTAAAGCTCGTCGAGCGCGAAGCTGCCAAAAAAGCCGAACAACCCGAAACTTCCTACCCTGAGATGCTGGCAATTTCCTTCAAGCAAATGCGCAATATTGATGCTGAATTTTCACCCGAAGATTTCGTGACAGGCGCAAAAATGGCTTTTGAGATGGTGATTAAAGCCTTCAACGAGCGCGACCACGAAACATTAAAAATGCTACTCGCAAGTGATGTGTACGAAAACTTCAACGAAGCAATCGAAACACAAAAGCAGCAAAACGTGACCCACCAAACCACACTCGTGGCCATCAACAAGGCCGACATCACCCATGCCACGCTTCATGGCAAAAAGGCACGCATCACCGTGAAATTCGACAGCGAGCAAATCCATGTGGTACGCGATGCATCGGGAGCTATCAGCCAAGGCAATCCGTCCGACATTGATCTGATGGACGATGAATGGGTATTTGAGCGTGACTTAACATCCTCAAGTCCGAACTGGATGGTTGTAGAAACCTGA
- a CDS encoding YbjN domain-containing protein: MSAVAFQETLPNPLDLAEELIQNREWLCDRPIDEELVAEVQSSWCNYRIWFTWQADLGALIFSCAFETKIPEKQRAKLYPLLAKVNEKMWLGHFDMGADDGLIMFRHAMLLRGGQGATSEQMEDLLDIAISECNRFYPAFQSVMWGGNSTDEALEIALMDTVGEA, encoded by the coding sequence ATGTCCGCTGTTGCTTTCCAAGAAACCCTGCCTAACCCACTCGATCTTGCTGAAGAACTCATCCAAAACCGTGAATGGCTTTGCGACCGCCCGATTGATGAAGAGCTGGTTGCTGAGGTCCAGTCTAGCTGGTGCAATTACCGTATCTGGTTCACGTGGCAGGCCGATTTGGGCGCGCTGATTTTCTCCTGCGCGTTTGAAACCAAGATTCCCGAAAAGCAACGTGCGAAGCTTTACCCGCTTCTAGCGAAAGTGAATGAGAAAATGTGGTTGGGTCATTTCGACATGGGTGCAGATGATGGGCTGATTATGTTCCGTCATGCCATGCTGCTGCGCGGTGGCCAAGGCGCAACGAGTGAGCAGATGGAAGACCTGCTCGACATCGCCATTTCGGAGTGCAATCGCTTCTATCCTGCTTTCCAATCAGTTATGTGGGGCGGCAATTCGACCGACGAAGCGCTTGAAATCGCATTGATGGACACTGTCGGCGAAGCGTAG
- a CDS encoding prolipoprotein diacylglyceryl transferase gives MPFPDIDPIALQLGPLVIRWYALSYIAGIVLAYLYIGKLNARFPYFNEKARDDLITYAVIGIILGGRIGYVLFYNFPYFMEHPSDALKIWQGGMSFHGGLLGIFAAFWLYARRHKLHWLRIMDYLAAATPIGLCLGRIANFINGELYGRVTDVSWGIVFPHAGGLPRHPSQLYQAATEGLLLFVLLYVLIRTTNIMRYRGAVGGLFLAGYGVARFVMEFFRMPDPQLGFLFGQWLTMGQLLCVPMIVAGAWLMLRSKRYPVS, from the coding sequence ATGCCTTTTCCCGACATTGATCCGATCGCGCTGCAACTAGGCCCGCTCGTTATTCGTTGGTATGCGCTTTCCTACATTGCAGGGATTGTGCTTGCTTATCTTTACATCGGCAAACTCAATGCGCGATTTCCCTATTTCAACGAGAAAGCACGCGACGATCTCATCACCTATGCGGTGATAGGTATCATTCTCGGCGGCCGTATCGGTTATGTACTCTTTTATAATTTTCCATACTTCATGGAACACCCAAGTGATGCACTCAAAATCTGGCAAGGCGGCATGAGTTTTCATGGCGGCCTGCTGGGCATCTTCGCGGCATTCTGGCTCTATGCGCGCCGCCACAAACTTCACTGGTTACGCATTATGGATTACTTGGCGGCCGCAACACCGATCGGTTTATGCCTTGGCCGTATCGCCAATTTCATCAATGGTGAGCTTTATGGTCGTGTCACGGACGTATCATGGGGAATCGTGTTCCCCCACGCAGGTGGTTTGCCACGTCACCCTAGCCAACTCTACCAAGCGGCGACCGAAGGCCTATTATTATTTGTACTGCTCTATGTGCTGATTCGTACCACCAACATCATGCGCTATCGCGGTGCGGTGGGTGGATTATTCCTCGCGGGTTATGGTGTCGCACGTTTCGTGATGGAATTTTTCCGCATGCCCGACCCGCAGCTCGGGTTCTTGTTTGGCCAGTGGCTCACCATGGGGCAACTACTCTGCGTGCCAATGATAGTGGCGGGCGCATGGCTTATGCTGCGTTCAAAACGTTATCCCGTGAGCTGA
- a CDS encoding SAM-dependent methyltransferase, with the protein MSALLPIIREKIENEGPISIADYMALALGHPEHGYYRKHNPLGARGDFITSPEISQIFGEMIGVWVGEVWRQLGGGPVSLVELGPGRGTLMADLLRATKKIPEFHDSITIHMIETSPVLAHEQYLTLRNEHRRVEWLDSVDELPESKTLLIANEFFDALPIRQYVITSEGMCERRIYWDHKSESLQFVLGPPGLQLAKSGKVIAEGTVMEQCPAARNIMRTIATRIKAHQGAALIIDYGYMGDAHRDTLQAVKAHQFHPVLKEPGDADITAHVDFTALMELTREMGVPTYGLENQGTFLTRMGAEIRAEMLMRNADAAQREQIASSLQRIVSPQAMGELFKVMAICSDAKIEVPGFQ; encoded by the coding sequence ATGAGTGCGCTGCTCCCCATCATTCGTGAGAAAATTGAAAATGAAGGCCCCATAAGCATCGCCGATTATATGGCGCTGGCACTTGGCCACCCAGAGCATGGCTATTACCGCAAACATAACCCCCTCGGTGCGCGCGGAGACTTCATCACCTCCCCCGAAATATCGCAAATTTTTGGTGAAATGATTGGTGTCTGGGTTGGCGAAGTGTGGCGACAGCTCGGCGGTGGCCCCGTCTCGTTGGTAGAGCTTGGGCCGGGGCGCGGCACCTTGATGGCCGATTTGTTGCGTGCGACCAAAAAAATCCCCGAATTTCATGACAGCATCACCATTCATATGATCGAGACATCGCCTGTATTGGCGCATGAGCAATATCTGACCTTGCGTAATGAGCATCGCCGTGTCGAGTGGCTCGATAGCGTCGATGAACTTCCCGAAAGCAAGACATTACTCATCGCGAATGAGTTCTTTGATGCTTTGCCCATTCGCCAATATGTCATCACCAGCGAAGGCATGTGCGAACGACGAATCTATTGGGACCATAAATCCGAATCATTACAATTCGTGCTTGGCCCACCAGGGCTGCAACTAGCCAAAAGCGGCAAAGTCATCGCAGAGGGCACGGTGATGGAGCAGTGTCCCGCCGCGCGCAACATTATGCGCACGATTGCAACACGCATTAAGGCACATCAGGGCGCGGCACTCATCATCGATTATGGCTATATGGGCGATGCACACCGCGATACGCTACAAGCAGTCAAAGCGCACCAATTCCACCCCGTGCTCAAAGAGCCAGGCGATGCCGATATCACCGCGCATGTCGACTTTACTGCGCTGATGGAACTAACGCGTGAGATGGGCGTTCCTACGTACGGACTTGAAAATCAGGGCACATTCTTGACGCGCATGGGTGCAGAAATTCGTGCAGAAATGTTGATGCGCAATGCCGATGCCGCTCAACGCGAACAAATTGCCAGCAGTTTACAGCGAATTGTTTCACCGCAGGCGATGGGCGAATTATTCAAAGTAATGGCCATTTGCTCGGACGCTAAAATCGAAGTGCCAGGGTTCCAATGA
- a CDS encoding prepilin-type N-terminal cleavage/methylation domain-containing protein: MRRHGFSLVELSIVLVIMGLIVGGIMAGASVIRNTEVKTVITEYNQYKQAVLTFRGKYAALPGDIPDAASYWSGAVNGDGDGLIEWAAAANGTGEFVQFWRHLSLAGEIEGQYTGLAGSGGPRHVVPGTNAPKSTITNGGWGAFFQDMSAGDADNFAINYGNVMVLGGEIATNWNWNMVLNPEEAWNIDMKIDDGMPGAGSIIATNRTSCANSTSVADYAATYQLSQKNKICSLYFVRINE, from the coding sequence ATGCGTCGTCACGGTTTCTCGCTCGTCGAACTTTCCATTGTGCTGGTGATCATGGGGTTGATTGTCGGCGGCATCATGGCGGGCGCATCGGTGATTCGTAACACGGAAGTGAAAACGGTAATCACGGAATATAATCAATACAAGCAGGCGGTTCTCACCTTTCGAGGAAAATATGCAGCGCTACCCGGAGATATTCCAGACGCTGCTAGCTATTGGTCGGGCGCTGTGAATGGCGATGGTGATGGATTAATCGAATGGGCCGCCGCTGCGAACGGCACGGGTGAATTCGTACAATTCTGGAGACATCTCTCATTGGCGGGGGAGATTGAAGGCCAATATACGGGGCTTGCGGGTTCGGGTGGCCCAAGGCATGTCGTGCCGGGCACCAATGCGCCTAAATCGACTATTACTAATGGGGGTTGGGGAGCATTTTTTCAAGATATGAGTGCGGGAGATGCGGATAATTTTGCTATCAACTACGGGAACGTAATGGTTTTGGGCGGCGAAATCGCAACCAACTGGAACTGGAATATGGTGCTTAATCCTGAAGAGGCGTGGAATATCGATATGAAAATTGATGATGGTATGCCAGGGGCGGGATCGATAATTGCAACGAATCGTACGAGCTGTGCCAATTCAACATCCGTTGCGGATTACGCGGCAACATATCAGCTGAGTCAAAAAAATAAAATCTGCTCACTCTATTTTGTTCGTATAAACGAATAG
- the secB gene encoding protein-export chaperone SecB, protein MNTAPETAPEQPAAIALRAQYVKDLSFENPKAPQSLFTLKEPPTMEVAVNLGAQRLDQDVFELSIHINARAIAENTTVFMADLTYAGVLEIKGIPEDAIEQIVFIQGAFLIYPFARRVISDVTRDGGFPPLQMEPIDFFALYQQNRAKPAA, encoded by the coding sequence ATGAACACAGCGCCCGAAACAGCACCTGAGCAGCCCGCCGCAATTGCCCTGCGCGCGCAATATGTTAAGGACCTCTCGTTTGAAAATCCCAAGGCCCCACAGAGCCTGTTCACACTCAAAGAGCCGCCTACCATGGAAGTGGCGGTGAACCTTGGTGCGCAACGACTCGACCAAGATGTGTTCGAGCTTTCCATTCATATTAATGCACGCGCAATTGCAGAGAACACCACCGTATTCATGGCGGATTTAACCTATGCGGGCGTGTTGGAAATTAAAGGTATTCCTGAAGATGCGATTGAACAAATCGTGTTCATTCAGGGTGCGTTCCTGATTTATCCGTTTGCGCGCCGCGTGATTTCGGATGTGACGCGTGATGGTGGTTTCCCGCCTCTGCAAATGGAGCCGATTGATTTCTTCGCGCTCTATCAACAAAATCGCGCAAAGCCTGCCGCTTAA